The following is a genomic window from Opitutus sp. GAS368.
GACTCCGTTCGCTGTTCACTAAAAATAAACTCGAGACCGAGATGACGGAGGAGATGCGGCACCACGTGGAGCTGCAGACGGAGCTGAACGGCAAAGCGGGAATGTCGCCGAAAGAGGCGCGTTACGCCGCGCTGCGGCAATTTGGCAATGTGGCAAACATCCAGGAGCAGACGCGGGAAGTGCGCGGCGGGGTGTGGTTGGAGCAATTGGCGCAGGATTTCCGGTATGCGGTCCGCTCGTTGTGCAAGAGTCCGGGCTTTGCCGCGGTGGCGGTGCTTTCCCTGGGCCTCGGCATCGGAGCCAATACCGCCCTTTTCAGTCTCGTTGACGAGGTTCTGCTCCGTTCCCTGCCGGTCGGAAAACCGCAGGAACTTGTGATCTTTCGTTGGCTTTCCAACAACGCGCCATTCGAGGGCCTTGTGGGGCGCCACGAGCGCGATCCGGAGACGGGCTTGAACAGCGACACGGTACTCTCGTACCCGATTTTCGAGCGATTGCGGAGTCGCGCCTCGATGATGAGCGAGCTTTTCGCCTTCGCGCCGCTCTACGGCATCACCGTGACGGTCGACCATCGGACCAAACCTGCCGCCGGCCAGCTTGTCACGGGAAATTATTTTTCCGCCCTGGGCGTTCTGGCCTTCCGGGGGCGAATGCTTACCGCGGACGATGATCGCGCCGCTGCGGCCCCGGTTGCGGTGCTGTCTTTTCGCTATTGGCAGCAAAATTTGGGCGGCGACGAAGCGGTGCTCGGCAAGGTGATCAAGGTGAATCAGGTTGCAGCCACCATCGTGGGCGTCATGCCGCGGGACTTCATCGGGGCGCTGCAGGCCGGGGAGGCGCCCGATGTCACGCTGCCACTGAACTGCGAACCGCGACTGCGGAGCGGCGTCTATTCGTTTTTCGGGCGCCCGTTGATCTGGTGGCTGCATGTCATGGGCCGGCTCCGGCCGGGCGTGGACATTACCCAGGCCGAGGCGCAGCTCGAACCCGTCCTGATCGCCGCCGCCCGCGATGCCTGGAACCAGGGCGGGGCGAAGCAGGCGGGAAAGGCCGAGCGCCGCGACATGCCGCGCCTTCGGCTCGAGCCCGGCGGGCAGGGGTTGATGGACAGCCGGCGCTCCTACGCCCGGCCGCTGGCGATCCTGGTGGGAATGGTCGGCCTCGTTCTGCTTCTCGCGTGCGTCAACGTCGCCAATCTCCTGCTCGCCCGGGCGGCCACCCGTCGCCGGGAAATGGCGGTGCGTCTTTCCGTAGGTGCCAGTCGCGGGCGGATCATCCGGCAGTTGCTGACCGAGAGCGCGGTGCTGGCGCTGGCCGGCGGAGCACTCGGCGTGCTGATCGCCTGGTGGGGCCGGGCCGGCTTGCTGCATCTGTGGCCGGTGGGCGACGGCGGGGCGCTTTCTCTCGACGGCCGGATTCTTGGTTTCACGGTCGGGCTTTCCCTGGTCACGGGACTGCTTTTCGGCCTGGCCCCGGCTTGGGGATCGACCCGCGTGGATTTGAATTCTGCGCTTAAGGGAGCCGGCGGAAATGAAGACCGGCGGACGCGTCCCGCCTTGCGCGGAGGTCTCACGGTGGCCCAGGTCGGGCTTTCGATGCTCCTGCTCATCGGCGCGGGTCTGTTCCTCGGCACCCTGCGCAACCTGCGCAGCATTGATGCCGGGTTTGACCGGAGCGGACTGGTACTTTTTCAAGCCAGTGCGGGGCCGGCGGGATATTCGGATACGCAGGCGGCGGGCCTTTTCGAACGGATCCGGGAAAGGATCCAGGTCATTCCGGGGGTGGAGGCGGTGGCTTTCTCGAACTATGGCCTGCTCACCGGACAAGAGTCCAGCGGTTCGATCGTGGTCGACAACCCGCGGCTGCCGGCGGGCCTGTATCACGGCGCCACGGCCAACAGCGTCAGTCCTGAATATAGGCGGACCATGGGGATTCCTCTTCTGCTGGGCCGCGACCTGTCCGCAGTCGACCGGGGCGGCGGCCGCGCGGTCGTGCTCGTCAACGAAGAGTTTGCCCGGACCTATTTTCCCGGAGAAAGTCCGCTGGGCCGCCGCATTACGTTTCCCGGCCGGGCGTCAATTGGTTCAACGGATCTAAGGGCCGAAATCGTGGGCGTGGTCGGCAACGCCCATTCCGCCGAGCTGCGCACGAAGATTGCGCCGACGGTTTTCACGGCTTTTGCCCAAGTATCGTGGGGCGGCGACGCCTGTTTTGCGGTGCGCACGACGATTCCTCCGGAAGCACTGGCAGACGCCATTCGGGCCGCGGTGCGCGAGGTTGAACCGGCCCTGCCGGCCTATGACCTGCGCACACAAGAGGAACAGGTTGACCGCCTCTTTGCGCAGGAACGCCTCTTTGCAGTGCTTTCGTCGTTGTTTGGTGGACTCGCCCTGGTTCTCACCTGTATCGGCCTTTACGGCCTGCTGGCCCACGAGGTGACGGCCCGCACCAAGGAAATTGGCATCCGGCGGGCGCTGGGCGCGCAGCTGCATGAGATTCTTGGGCTCGTCATGCGACGCGGTTTGGGACTCGCCGTGCTGGGCTGCCTGATCGGAATCGGCGGCGCATTCGCGCTGACCCACCTAGTCAGCCCGTTTCTATTTGGGGTCGTCCCGACCGATTCGCTCACTTTCCTGGCCGCCACGGTCGTCCTGCTGGTGGTAGCGGGTATCGCATCCTGGCTGCCCGCCCGCCGGGCTGCGAAAGTCGATCCCACCATCGCGCTGCGCGCTGAATAATGGCATGAACTTCCTCGCGAAACTCCGCCTGTTGTTCCGCAAGGGAAGACTCGACACCGAAATGGCCGAGGAGATGCGGCATCATGTCGATTTACAGACGGAGCTGAACCGGAAGACCGGTATGAGCCCGGATGAAGCGCGCTATGCCGCGCTGCGACAGTTCGGCAACGTAGCCGTCATCCAGGAGCAGGCAAGGGAGGGAAGGGGCTGGGTGTGGCTGGAGCAGTGCGGGCAAGATCTGCGCTACGCGGTGCGGCAATTGTGGCGGAGCCCTGGGTTTGCCGTGGCGGTTGTGCTCACCCTGGCCCTCGGTATCGGGGTCAACACCGCGGTCTTCAGCATCGTTGACGCATTGCTGTTGCGCCCCAAGCCAGTGCGGGCGGCATCGGAAGTGTGGTCCATCGGGTTTCGCGATCCGGAACGCGGCGCGCTTAATCAAAACATTTCCTACCCGTTCTATTGCGCGTATCGGGACGGCACCACGACATTCGCGGAATTCTTCGGGTTTGCGGGCGCCCGGGTGTCCTTGCGCGAAGGCGCCGAGCGCACGCCGGTCTACGCACAATTGGTGACGGGCAGGTATTTTTCGGGACTTGGCGTAACGCCCGCGCTCGGTCGGCTCCTTGTTAAAGAAGACGATGAGACGCCGGAGCACACCATGGTGGCGGTCATCAGCCAAGAGCTCTGGCAAAGCCGCTGGGCGGGCTCGGCCGAGGTGCTGGGGCAGCCATTGGTGGTGAATGATGTGAAGCTGACTATCGTCGGCGTCGCGCCGCCGGAGTTCGATGGACTTAATGCATTCGGGGGGGTGCGCCCCGCGTTCTGGGCTCCGGCGAGCCTGTGGAAGCTGATCAAGGCTGATCCGGTATACCAAATGGCTGGGCGTCTGACTCCGGGAACCAGCCCGGAGCAGGCAATGGCGGAACTCGATGCGATCACGCTCCGCCTGAGCACAGAGTATAAGCAGAAGGCGCCGGTGGGCTACGAACGGTATGGCATCATGCCGGCCAGATACCGCACATTCCTGTTCAGATCCGCCCTGGGAAACATGGGCCTGCAGTTTGGTGGACGCGAGCAAGTCGCACGGTTGGCCACGCTGTTCCTGGCGGCGGTGGGTTTGGTGCTGCTCATCGCCTGCGGCAACGCTGCGAATCTGCTGCTGGCGCGGGCGCTCCGGCGGCGACGGGAGATCGCCGTCCGGCTGGTGCTCGGCGCCACGCGCGGCCGCCTCACGCGCCAGCTGCTGATCGAAAGCCTGCTGCTCTCTCTGCTCGGCGCGGCGACCGGGCTGCTGCTCGCTCACTGGGGCACCGATGCCCTGCTGGCCTTGCGAACGGGTGCGCTGAAATATCTGCCCGTCGAGGGAGTTCGGCTGGACGGACGGGCACTAGGTTTCACCCTGTGCCTGTCGGGCTTGACCGGCCTTGTGTTTGGCCTGGTGCCGGCCTGGCAGATGTTCCGTGTTGAACTCGCGCCGGGTCTGAAAACCGATGCGGTGAGTGCGACAACATGGCGGCGGGGCCGGTTCACGTTGCAAAACTTTCTGCTCGTCGGCCAGGTGGCGGCCTGTGTTGTCCTGCTGTTGTGCGCCGGGCTCTGCGGGCGCAGTTTCGGGAAACTCGTTTCCGTCGACGCCGGGTTTGAGTCGCAGCACGTGCTGGTGGCGACAGTGGCATTGGAACGGGAAAAATACTCCAACGAGGCTACCGCGGCTTTTATCGAGCAATTGATCGCGCGAATGCGTGCGCTGCCCGGTGTCGTGGCCTGCGCGACGTCGGATGAAGTGCTGCCGCTCGGAGGGCAATATGCGATGGGAGGGCTCGACACACTGGAAGGCTTCGAACTCCGGCCGGGGGAACGTATTTCCTATATAATGAGCGCAGTTGGCCCAGGCTATTTTCGTCTGCTGGGGATTCCGCTGGTGGCCGGTCGGGAGTTCGATCTGCAGGATCTCACGGCCAGCCGTGGACCGGTGGCCGTAGTCAACCAGAGTTTTGTGCGACGCTATTGGCCGAACCAGAACCCTCTCGGCAAGCATATCAACAAGGCGGAGGTGGTCGGGGTCGTTCGTGATATCCGCATGTTGCAACTGGGCAAGGAGCCGGAGCCGCAGGTGTCTTTCGGGCTGTTGTCGGGTAGTGAGCTGTTCCGGTTCTCTTCTGACCGGAGTTTCATCCTGCTGTTGAAATTGGAGCGCCCGCTGGAGTTGCTTGTGACTCAACTGCAGCACGAGCTCAGCGCCATGGATACCACGGTGAAGCTTGTCCGCACGGACAGCCTGGAGCACATCCGTGCAGAGTCGCTCGCCGGCCAGCGAGGGCTGATGCAGGTCCTGACGGTGCTTGGCGGCGGCGCCATCGTGATGGCCATGATCGGACTTTACGGGGTGCTGGCCTATTCGGTCATGCAGCGAACCAAAGAAATCGGGGTGCGGATCGCGATCGGAGCGCGCCCGCAGGACGTTCAATGGCTGACGCTCCGCCAGGGAATGAGTGTGTTCGGCGTCGGCCTCGCGCTCGGTCTGTCGGTCGCGGCACTGGTAACGCGGGGCATGCAGGCCTGGCTCTACGGCACGAGTCCGACCGATGCCGGAACATTCCTCGGCGTTTCCCTCCTTTTCGGCGTTGTGGCCGCGCTCGCCTGCTGGCTGCCCGCCCGGCGGGCGGCGAAGGTTGATCCGGTGATTGCCCTGCGGGCGGAGTGAGATTAAGAGTGAAAGTGAGGGTGAAAGTGGCAGACTGAGAGGCATGCCGAGGAATCCTTCGCCTGGAGTGGGGCTGACGGTGGTTCTGCTTTCAGCGGCCGGCTGCCGGCATGTGCCGCCGCCGGACACGGGGGCGAGTTCTTTCGTGGTGGTCGAGGCGCAGCGGGTGGCGTCGGACAAGGTCATTGTGGGCGATGTCGGTGAGCCCAGTGCGGCAAAGTACTCGGAGGATTTCCGGCAGGCGGTGCCGCTGAAAGCGACGGTCGTGCTGCCCGTTTATCCGGCCAAGGCGCTCAAAGCAAAAGCCGGTCGGGCCACGGTGGGCGTGCAGGTCACGGTGGACACGGCCGGACGAGTGACAGACATCGGGCCGAGCCTCCTGACCTACAATACACCGGGCCCCTATGCCGAGGATTTCCACGAAGCGGTGAGGGTGGCGGTGCGCCAGTGGCGCTTCGCGCCGGCCGAGATCCTGCAGATGGAAACGGCCAGGTCCGGGGACTTCACCTATCAGCGGATCGCGCGCAGCACCAAGACGGAGACCAAGCTGGATCTGGCGTTCACGTTTACGGCCAGCGGTGGGGTCGAAACGTGGAAGTGAGCAAAGGACAGGTCTGGTATGGAGGGCTCATACCAAACACCCAAAGCTTTTACACGAAGGCCGCAAAGAACGCAGAGATATTTCCCATCGCAGAATCTGCTTCGCGGTCTTGGCGACCTTGGTGTAGAGTGTAGTAGCTTGAGGCGATTGGTATCAGCTCCAGCTAAACGGCCCGCAGGGACACGGACCCTCCAAAAGACGGTCTGCCGACAAGCGTCACCCTACTTGATAACAATCGGTATCGGATTTTTCACACGAAGGTCGCCAAGGACACAAAGCGCTCAATCGTTTGAGCATGAATCTGCTCTGCGTCCTTTGCGATCTTGGTGTAAAATATTATCTCAAACCGTAATTGGTATGACGAGCGTGGGTCCGCCAGAAACGGCCCGCAGGGACGAGGGCCCGCCAAAAGACGGTCCGCCGACAAGCGGCGACCCTGCATCAGCTTTCCGGCGGCGCCGCCGGCTTGAGCCGGCAGGCCAGCTTGTCGCGGAACAGCCAGCGGCCGAGGGCGGGCATGAGCAGCATCGCGCCGAGCATGTTGAAGAAAAAGAGGAAGGAGAGCAGGATGCCCATGTCGGCCTGGAACTTCAGCGCGGAGAACGCCCAGGTGCCCACGCCGACGGCCAGCGCACTGCCGGTGAACATGACCGAGGTGCCCATGGTGGCGAAGGCGAAGCAGAGCGCGTCTTCGAAGGTATCCCCGATCCGCAATCGTTCGCGGATGGCCGAGAAAAGATAGATGCCGTAGTCCACGCCGATGCCGACACCGAGGGCGATCACCGGCAGGGTCGAGGTCTTCAAGCCGATGTGCAGGTGATACTTCATCGCGTAGCCGAGGTAGGAAACGACGATCAGTGGCGCAATGACGCACACCGTGCCGCGCCACGAACGGAAGGAGAGCAGGCAGAGCACGATCACGGCGGCGTAGACCCACAGGACCATGGGCGTCTGCGCGGCCGCCACGACCTCGTTGGTGGCGGCCATCACGCCGACGTTGCCGGTGGCGAGCTTGAACCGGGCGCGGTCGGAGTCGTGGATGGCGCGAAACTCCTTCACGGCGGCGACCACGCGCCTGATGGTCTCGGCCTTGTGGTCCTGGAGGTAGATCATCACCGGGATCACGCTGCCGTCGTTGTTCAGCAGCCCGCTGGCCGTCTCCACCGGCGAGACGGACTGGGCGAGCGCGGCCGGGTTGCGGGCGATGACGCGCCACTTGAGGCTGCCCTCGTTCCAGCCGGCGTTGATGGTTTTCGCGAGGTCGGCGAGCGACAGGGTGGACTGGACGCCCTCGACGTTGCGCATGTGCCAGCCAAAGCGGTCCACCAGCGCCATGATGTCGTGATCGATCACCGCGTTGGGCACGGTCTCCACCAGCACGGTGATGACGTCGACCCCGATGCTGAACTCGCGCGTGATGACCGCGCTGTCGCGGTTGTAGCGGGAATCCTGCCGCAGTTCGGGCACCCCGGCGTAGAGGTCGCCGATCTTGACCTCGTGCGACGCGACCCAGCCGTAGGCGAGCAGGATGGTCGAGACGACGATGATGACGACGGAGCTGCGCGGGCCGGTCGTGAAATTCGCCAGCCGGCGCCAGTAGGGCTGCAGGGCGAAGCGCCGGAAGTTGACGCGCTTCCGGAATTCCGGGGGCACCCGGAGGTAGGAGATGAGCACCGGGAGCAGGAAGCGGTCGGTGAAGATGATCAGGAACACGCCGAGGCTGGCGGTGATGGCCAGCTCCTGGATGGTCGGCACGGTCACCAGGTAGATGGTGCTGAAGCCGACGGTGCCGGTCAGGATGGCCACGCAGCCGGGGACAAAGAGATTGCTGAAGGAGGCGCGGGCGGCGGCGAGCCCGTCCTTGCCCAGGTTGATCTCGTAGCGGAACGACCGCAGCATCTGCGTGGCGTGGCTCAGCGCGATGGCGAACACCAGGAACGGCACGAGGATGGAGAGCGGGTCGATGCCAAACCCGAGCAGGTTGAGGATGCCGAATTGCCAGACGACGGCGCAAAACGAGGTCAGCAGCGGCAGCACCGTGAGCATCAGCGACTGCGAGAAGTAGAAAAGCAGGATCGCGGAGATCACGAGCGCGATGCCGAAGAACACCAGCACGCCCTCGGCGCCCTCGGTGATGTCGCCGATGACCTTGGCGAAGCCGATGATGTGAATGCTGATCCGGTCGCTCTGGTATTTGTCGCGGATGTTCTTTTCCAGCGCCGCCGCGACCTGGGCGTAGTCGAGCTTCTGCCCGGTGGACGGGTCGACCTCGAGGAGGGATACAATGACGGCCGCGCCGGTGAAATCGTTGGCCACCAGCATGCCCACGTGGCCGGACTTGATGATGTTCTGCCGGACCTGCGCCAGGCCGGCGGCATTGGGGGAAAAGTCCGCCGGGATGACATTGCCGCCCGCCAGGCCATCCTCGACGACCTCGATGTAGCGGACATTGGGCGTGTAGAGGGAGGTGACCTGGGCCCGGTCGACGCCCGGCAGGTAATAGGTTTCGTCCGTGACGGCCTTGAGGGTTTTGAAGAATTCCGGGGTGAAGATGTCGCCCTGCCGGGCCACGAGGGCGATGACCACGCGGTTCGCGCCGCCGAACTGGGTGCGGTACTTCTTGAAGGTCTTGATGTATTCGTGCCCGGTGGGCAGCTGCTTGTCGAAGCTGGCGTCGATCCGCGTGCGCGCCGCGAAGAAGCCGAGCACGGCGGTGATCAGCACGAACACCGTGAGGGTGACCGGGCGGTGCCGGAAGACGAATTCCTCAAGGCGCGCGATCATGGGCTGTAGCGGCGGTCTATGACCGCCGTTGAGCGTAACGTGGCTATCGAACGGCGGTCATAGACCGCCGCTACAGAGTTTTCTCCGTTTGGTGTCGGCGAACTCATGGCACAGTGACGCGAATCGCGCCAGCCTCGCCGACGGTGAGCAGGGTGCCATCGCCGGCATCGATGACGTCGGCCACGCTGGTGCCGAAATCGGCCGGCTGCCAGGGGCTGAACACGCGGCCGCCATCGCGGCTCACGAAGAAGTTGCCGCCCTGGCCGGCGAGCACGATGAGGCCGGCGGGCAGCCGCACGCCGCCCATGATGAGGACCTGCACGGCGCTGTTTTGCGGCTCCCACCTGGCCCCGTGGTCCTCCGAGCGCAGGATGTGACCGCGCAGGCCGTAAACGATCACGCGGCCGTTATCGAGGGGCAGGGCGCCGAAGAGCGAGCCTTCGTAAGGCACCTCGGATTTGATCCACGCCTTGCCTCCGTCATGGGACACCAGCAACAAGCCGCCCTCACCCGCGAGGTAGAGATAACCGTCAAGGCCCTCCGTGATCCGGTTGTAGTGCACCTCGTCTGCGGATGGCTTGGCCGTGGTCCAGGTTTTTCCGCCGTCCGTCGTCGCGACGAACTTGCCATAGGCCCCAACGGCAAACCCATGGGTCGCGTTGCGGAAAAGCACGGAGAGGTAGACGGTCTCGAGGTCCTTGCCAGTGTCCTGTCGCGTCCAGGTCAAGCCGCCGTCGCCGGTCGCGAGGATGACGCCATCATGGCCGACGGCCCAACCGTGCTGGGCGTCGGGGAAGGAGACACCGGTCAACAGGGCGCGGGTCGGGGCGAGGCTCTGCGTCCAGCTGCGGCCCTGGTCGGCCGAGAGCAGCACGTGCCCCCGCTCGCCGACGGCGACGAGCCGGTCCCCGGCGTAGGCGACCGCGAGCAGGAGTGACTTCGAGGCCAGCGGGGCCAACTCCGAGGTCTCGGCGGCGCCCGAAGTGAGAGTGAAAGTGAGAGTAAGGGTGAGAAACAGCCATGCCCTGTAGCGGCGGTCTATGACCGCCGACAAACGGAAACGGCGGTCACAGACCGCCGCTACAGGATTCGACTGGCTCGGCATGGCTGAGTGAATGATTCTCCGTGGGGCCGAATGACACACAAGAAAAAGGGCGGCCGGTGAGGGCCGCCCTTGGGCTTAAGTTGGGTCAGCGCACACCTTCCTGGCGCAGGGTGGCCGGGGTGTAATCCGCCGGGGTGCGGACCAGGCTGAAGTCATACATCTTGGCCTCGTTGTCGAGACCGATGGCGAGATAGCGGCCGGCGAGCAGGTCGGTGTGGACCTCCAGCGTGCTCCAGAAGGTCAGGGCATCATAGTAGTTGATGCAGTGGGCCTCGGAGACGCGCCACAGCTGGCCGCGACTGTCGTATTGGTCGACCGCGAGGATCTGCCAGCTGTCCTCGTCGACATAGAAGGTGCGCCGGCTGTAAACGTGGTTGGTGCCGGCCTTCAGGGTGGCGTCCACGACCCACACGCGGTGGAGCTCATAGCGGGTGAGGTCCTGGTTGATGTGGAGGGGCTTCAAGATGTCGCTGTATTTGAGCGAATCGCTGTGCAGCTTGTAGGAATTGTAGGGCACATACATTTCCTTTTTGCCGACGAGCTTCCAGTCGTAGCGGTCGGGCGCGCCGTTGAACATGTCGAACTGGTCGGACGTGCGCATGTTGTCGGCGGCGGTGCCGGGATTGTCGTAGGCGACATTGGGCGCGCGGCGGACGCGGCGCTGGCCGGTGTTGTAGAGCCAGGCGCGGCGCGGCTCCTTCACCTGGTCCATCGTCTCGTGCACGACGAGGATGGAGCCGGCGAGGCGGGCGGGCGCGATGACGGCCTGCTTGAAGTAGATGAGGACGTTGTCGAGGTCCTTCTCGTGGATGCCATCGCGAACGTAGTTGAAAAGGAACTCGTCATCGAAATTCACGAGGTTGTAGCTGCCGTTGCGCTGCGGGGCCGCCTGGCTGATGTGGCGGCTGGCCGCGACGCCGCGGTAGCGGGTGAGGTGGTTCCAGATCACCTCGAGGCCGTTCTGCGGGATCGGGAACGGGATGCCGATGACGGCGCCGGTGATGCCGTTGCCGCCCGCGGTGAGCGCGGCGGTGGTGGCGTATTGCTTCGTGGCGTCGTAGATGCGCTGTGGGTTCGAGGCGCTGCGGTGCGTCGGGTAGACCGGCATCTTGTAGTCCGCATATGCCTTCAGCAGGGCGAGTTGGCCGGCGGTGAGCTTGTCGGCATATTTGTCCGCGTTGGCCCCCGTGATGGTGAAGAGCACCGCGTCGTCCTTGTAGGGATCGGGGTGGTGCATGCCCGGGGTGTAGCCGGCGGGCGGGGTGGTGATGCCGCCGGTCCAGGCAGGGATGGAGCCATCGGCGTTGCCGGCCTTCTCGCCGCCGAGGGGCGTAAGGTCGTTGCCGAGGCGGCTGGCGTCGGCGGCGGAGATGCCGGCGTGCAAACTGAGAGCGACGGACCCGCCTACGCACAGGAGTGCTACGGCGAGGCTGCGCAGAAGACAGAGGACGGACAGAAGATTTTTCGTTTTCATGTAGTGAGGGGTCGGCGGGTTAGAACGAATACTTCAGGTTGCAGGAGACGTAATCGCGGTCGCTGAGCAGATTGTAGCGGCCGGCGCCGAAGAAGCTCACGTAGCGCAGCTCGACGCCCCAAGAGTCCTGGAAGTTGAAGTCCGCGCCGAGGGTGATCGTCTTGCGCCCGTGGATGAAGTTGCCCATCGGCAGCGGCGTGTTGCCGCCGACGTCGTGGCTGAAGACCAGCAGGGGCGATACGTTCACGCCTTTGAAGGCGTTGTTGTAGTCGAGGCGGCCCACCAGCTGGTAGCCCCACGAGAAGGTGTCGGCGAAGGCCGAGGCCGGCTCGGACAGCGGCAGGACGCCCGAGGCGTTGCTGCCCGAGTTGTTCATATAGTTGATGTCGCCGCCGACGAAGGTGCCGGAGCCGTCAAAGCGCAGCGTGCTTTTGCTCGGCAGGTCGGCTTTCACGAACCCGACCTCGCCGATGAAGGTGCTCTGGTCGGCGCCGAAGAAGCCGCGGGTGACCTTGGTGGCCGTCATCTGGCCGGTCCAGACCTTGGTGCGGCGGAAGCCGGGGATGTAGGTGTTGAGGGCATAGGCGCCGAGCTGGTTGTTGGCGCCGAAGCGTGCGCTGAGCGGGGAGAGCGCGGCGAAGAGGAGTTCGACGTCATCCACCTGCAGCGGCTGGTTGTCCCGGTAGCTGATCTCACCCTGGATCGCGACGCCCTTGACGCTGGTGTTGAAGCTGGCGCCCCAGAGGTGAATGTCCGGCGGGAATTCGATGATGTACTGGCCGGTGGCGGCGGCGACGAGCAGTTCGCGCTGCCCGATCTGTCCGGTGACGCCCGCGACCGTGGGCAGCAGCGCCTGCAGGGGCGTGAGCACGGCGAGCGTCTGCGTCGCGGTCGGATCACCGAGCGAGGCGCCGATGAGGACCTGGAGCGCGAGGGCCGGCGGCACGCCCGCGGCGGTGGCGGACGGCACCAGTCCGCCCATGAAGGCGGCGTTGCCCAGGAGGGCCGCGGCCGAATCGGACACGACCTTCGCGCCGTTGACCGGCACTGTCGGCGTCATGGCGGAGATGACCGGCAGACGGCTATGGTAGTTCATGTAGTAGAGGCCGAACTCCGTGTCGCCGAGGCCATGGGCCAGCCACTTGAGGTTGAGTCCATACTGGCCGGCGTTGCCCGGCTCGCGGTCCGTGCCGCGATAGATGGCGCCAAGGCCGGAGCTGTCCCCGATGGCCCCGAAGCCCAGGTAGACCTTCGTGCCACCCTGGGCGACAAAATCGTTGGTGCTGAAATAGGTGCCCGGCGGATCGATGCGGGTGCGCTGCCAGTCGAAGAGGTAGAAGGCCTCGGCGCTGAGCGATTCCGTCAGGGTGATCGAGCCGGAGGCCATCATGAGGGGGCGCAGTGCCTCCTTGAGCTCGGAGCCGGGGGTGCGGAGCTTGGCGACGTCGATCGGGTTGATGGAATTG
Proteins encoded in this region:
- a CDS encoding DUF1329 domain-containing protein, translating into MKTKNLLSVLCLLRSLAVALLCVGGSVALSLHAGISAADASRLGNDLTPLGGEKAGNADGSIPAWTGGITTPPAGYTPGMHHPDPYKDDAVLFTITGANADKYADKLTAGQLALLKAYADYKMPVYPTHRSASNPQRIYDATKQYATTAALTAGGNGITGAVIGIPFPIPQNGLEVIWNHLTRYRGVAASRHISQAAPQRNGSYNLVNFDDEFLFNYVRDGIHEKDLDNVLIYFKQAVIAPARLAGSILVVHETMDQVKEPRRAWLYNTGQRRVRRAPNVAYDNPGTAADNMRTSDQFDMFNGAPDRYDWKLVGKKEMYVPYNSYKLHSDSLKYSDILKPLHINQDLTRYELHRVWVVDATLKAGTNHVYSRRTFYVDEDSWQILAVDQYDSRGQLWRVSEAHCINYYDALTFWSTLEVHTDLLAGRYLAIGLDNEAKMYDFSLVRTPADYTPATLRQEGVR
- a CDS encoding DUF1302 domain-containing protein, which encodes MNLRKATPRCLRLPVAVSLILALGIAPTARAFLFELGEAKGSFDTTISVGSLFRLNAPDPNFYGLANGGLQRSVNADDGDLNYKQGFDSFLVKANHDLLIKYQQAGLFVRGFYFNDLMNSNGVRPHTQLTDQAQKVVGAGAELLDAYAYFNANIGSMPVSFRVGRQVLSWGESTFIPNGVNSINPIDVAKLRTPGSELKEALRPLMMASGSITLTESLSAEAFYLFDWQRTRIDPPGTYFSTNDFVAQGGTKVYLGFGAIGDSSGLGAIYRGTDREPGNAGQYGLNLKWLAHGLGDTEFGLYYMNYHSRLPVISAMTPTVPVNGAKVVSDSAAALLGNAAFMGGLVPSATAAGVPPALALQVLIGASLGDPTATQTLAVLTPLQALLPTVAGVTGQIGQRELLVAAATGQYIIEFPPDIHLWGASFNTSVKGVAIQGEISYRDNQPLQVDDVELLFAALSPLSARFGANNQLGAYALNTYIPGFRRTKVWTGQMTATKVTRGFFGADQSTFIGEVGFVKADLPSKSTLRFDGSGTFVGGDINYMNNSGSNASGVLPLSEPASAFADTFSWGYQLVGRLDYNNAFKGVNVSPLLVFSHDVGGNTPLPMGNFIHGRKTITLGADFNFQDSWGVELRYVSFFGAGRYNLLSDRDYVSCNLKYSF